A genomic window from Brevibacillus agri includes:
- the cyoE gene encoding heme o synthase — protein MDQQVTMQESLDTETPLHAQPGEPATFRDYVELTKPGITMSNLMTTFAALWLASYGFPDWKLAIFTMLGTALVIMSGATLNNYYDRDLDKKMKRTKGRALAAGRISPRTAILLGIGLLLAGLAVLAVFANPLAAVWGLIGHIFYVLIYTPLKRVTTLNTVIGGISGAAPPVIGWVAVTNSMDPAAWLLFLILFLWQPPHFLALAMLKTEEYRAGNLPMLPVVKGFAETKRQMVLWGSVLFPASLLLFIHGSVGYVYLAVMGLMGIVYMVLLFQGFKAKDDLAWARKLFGYSILYLTIFCAVIVISTMVYHY, from the coding sequence GTGGACCAGCAAGTGACAATGCAGGAATCGCTTGATACTGAGACGCCCCTGCACGCACAACCGGGAGAGCCGGCAACTTTTCGGGACTACGTAGAACTGACAAAGCCTGGAATTACGATGTCCAACCTGATGACCACTTTCGCTGCTTTATGGCTGGCATCTTACGGTTTTCCAGACTGGAAATTGGCGATTTTCACCATGCTCGGTACAGCTTTGGTGATTATGTCGGGTGCGACGTTAAACAACTACTATGACCGCGATCTGGACAAAAAAATGAAGCGGACCAAAGGGCGCGCGCTCGCAGCAGGGCGGATTTCTCCGCGCACCGCGATTCTGCTCGGAATCGGCTTGCTGCTCGCAGGTTTGGCCGTGCTGGCGGTATTCGCGAATCCGCTGGCTGCTGTCTGGGGACTGATCGGCCATATTTTCTACGTGCTGATTTACACACCGCTCAAGCGTGTGACTACCTTGAATACCGTCATTGGCGGGATTTCCGGTGCGGCTCCGCCAGTCATCGGCTGGGTAGCCGTCACAAACAGCATGGACCCGGCAGCGTGGCTGCTGTTCCTGATTTTGTTCCTGTGGCAGCCGCCGCACTTCCTCGCGCTGGCGATGCTGAAAACAGAAGAATACCGCGCAGGCAATCTGCCGATGCTGCCAGTCGTCAAAGGCTTCGCCGAAACAAAGCGGCAAATGGTGCTGTGGGGCTCTGTCCTGTTCCCGGCTTCGCTCCTGCTCTTCATCCACGGCAGCGTAGGCTACGTCTACCTGGCTGTGATGGGCTTGATGGGCATCGTGTACATGGTGCTGCTGTTCCAAGGCTTCAAGGCCAAGGATGATCTCGCCTGGGCACGCAAGCTGTTCGGCTATTCGATCCTGTATTTGACGATCTTTTGTGCCGTCATTGTCATCAGCACAATGGTGTACCATTATTGA
- a CDS encoding COX15/CtaA family protein has translation MEKWLKPLAVLATLVMFIVMIAGSLVTKTDSGLGCGNDWPLCNGKWVPEYTLASIIEYMHRLITGVAGIVVVVFSVLCWRHYRGNQEVRNLALFGLFFIVLESILGASAVIWPQSSSVLALHFGFSLLAFTGVFLLTGFVLQRDKMESMVQDTASTGFRNWMWAVAAYTYGVVYLGAYVRHTGSSMACSDWPLCQGQLIPQLSGQTGIHFAHRLGALLLVFLLLGTMIYAMRHFKEKRRDLYGASILAFVLVILQVFSGGFVVLFQLHLYATLLHSMIITILFGVISYMCLQSHKSPQAGKLRR, from the coding sequence ATGGAAAAATGGCTGAAACCTCTAGCCGTTCTTGCTACTCTCGTCATGTTTATCGTCATGATCGCCGGGTCGCTTGTGACCAAAACGGATTCCGGTCTGGGCTGTGGAAACGACTGGCCGCTCTGTAATGGCAAGTGGGTCCCGGAATATACATTGGCATCAATTATTGAATACATGCACCGGTTGATTACAGGTGTGGCTGGCATCGTTGTGGTTGTTTTTTCCGTGCTGTGCTGGCGCCACTATCGGGGCAACCAGGAAGTGCGCAATCTCGCCCTGTTCGGTCTGTTTTTTATCGTTCTGGAGTCCATTCTCGGCGCTTCTGCGGTCATTTGGCCGCAATCGTCATCCGTGCTGGCTCTGCACTTCGGGTTTTCCCTGCTGGCTTTTACCGGCGTGTTCCTCTTGACCGGGTTCGTGCTGCAGCGGGACAAGATGGAGAGCATGGTGCAAGATACGGCATCGACGGGTTTTCGCAACTGGATGTGGGCCGTGGCGGCCTATACGTACGGTGTGGTCTATCTCGGAGCGTACGTCCGGCATACCGGATCGAGCATGGCTTGTAGCGATTGGCCGCTGTGCCAGGGGCAACTGATTCCTCAGCTCTCCGGCCAGACAGGCATTCATTTTGCCCACCGACTGGGCGCGTTGCTTCTCGTGTTTTTGCTGCTCGGAACGATGATTTATGCCATGCGCCACTTCAAGGAAAAGCGCCGCGATCTGTACGGCGCAAGCATTCTCGCCTTCGTGCTGGTCATCCTCCAGGTGTTCAGCGGCGGATTCGTGGTTCTGTTCCAGCTTCACCTCTATGCTACGCTGCTCCACTCGATGATTATTACGATTCTTTTCGGGGTCATCAGTTACATGTGCTTGCAGTCGCACAAGTCGCCGCAAGCAGGCAAGCTGAGAAGATAG
- a CDS encoding exonuclease SbcCD subunit D, with protein sequence MRILHTADWHFGRQLEGRDRRAEQTAFVDELCRIAEEREVDLVLVAGDVYDSVNPPAWAEELFYEALERLSAEGRRGVIVIAGNHDQPERVRAASPLAAKHGIVLLGLPKEAPLIAQSPSPDRVQVVQGGPSWLELKVPGCEHHAVVLALPYPSESRLKELLSESFTQEQMQLAFSERIARLFADLSVHFREDTVNLVTSHLFVMGGMETDSERPIQIGGALTVSPQAFPKNADYVALGHLHRLQKLSDKPLVRYSGSPLSYSFSEAGQSKAVVLVEVEPGQDVREEIIYLTSGRPLARWKATEGIAQVERWLAEGRDAGSWIDLELHVTDVIDPAEFQRVRKLSDDFLKIQRVVIREERDEEEAQRVELTELTSDQLFRRFYERKKGAAPDERLVALFQRLLAETGGEGEEA encoded by the coding sequence ATGCGCATTTTACATACGGCCGACTGGCATTTCGGGCGGCAGCTCGAAGGCCGCGACCGCCGGGCGGAGCAGACGGCATTTGTGGACGAGCTCTGCCGGATCGCGGAAGAGCGGGAAGTCGATTTGGTGCTGGTGGCAGGAGATGTGTACGATTCGGTAAACCCGCCAGCGTGGGCGGAGGAGCTTTTTTACGAGGCGCTGGAGCGCTTGTCTGCGGAAGGCCGCCGGGGGGTTATCGTGATCGCGGGCAACCACGACCAGCCTGAGCGGGTCAGGGCAGCATCGCCGCTTGCCGCGAAGCACGGAATCGTTTTGCTCGGCTTGCCGAAGGAAGCGCCTTTGATCGCACAGTCACCGTCCCCGGACCGGGTACAGGTCGTCCAGGGAGGCCCTTCCTGGCTGGAGCTGAAGGTGCCGGGCTGTGAGCATCATGCGGTGGTGCTCGCGTTGCCGTACCCTTCCGAGTCGCGGCTGAAGGAGCTGCTCAGCGAGAGCTTTACGCAGGAGCAGATGCAGCTCGCCTTTTCAGAGCGGATCGCTCGGTTGTTTGCCGATTTGTCCGTCCATTTTCGCGAGGACACTGTGAATCTGGTCACGAGCCACTTGTTTGTGATGGGGGGCATGGAGACGGATTCGGAGCGGCCGATTCAAATTGGCGGCGCTTTGACGGTGTCTCCGCAAGCTTTTCCGAAAAACGCCGACTACGTGGCGCTCGGCCACCTGCATCGCCTGCAAAAGCTCAGCGACAAGCCGCTCGTGCGCTACAGCGGCTCGCCGCTCTCGTACAGCTTTTCCGAGGCGGGGCAGAGCAAGGCGGTGGTGTTGGTCGAGGTGGAGCCTGGGCAGGACGTGCGGGAGGAAATCATTTATTTGACGAGCGGCCGTCCGTTGGCGCGCTGGAAGGCGACAGAAGGAATCGCCCAGGTCGAGCGCTGGCTTGCCGAAGGACGGGACGCAGGCTCCTGGATCGACCTGGAACTGCACGTGACAGACGTGATCGACCCGGCGGAGTTTCAGCGTGTACGGAAGCTCTCGGACGACTTTTTGAAAATCCAGCGCGTCGTCATTCGCGAAGAGCGCGACGAGGAAGAGGCGCAGCGGGTGGAATTGACGGAGCTGACATCGGATCAGTTGTTTCGGCGTTTTTATGAGCGCAAAAAGGGAGCGGCGCCGGATGAGCGGCTCGTTGCCTTGTTCCAGCGGCTGCTGGCGGAAACCGGGGGAGAGGGGGAAGAAGCGTGA
- a CDS encoding AAA family ATPase, with translation MRPIRLKLAGMHSYREMQEVDFEILCQAGLFGIFGPTGSGKSTILDAITLALYGQVVRLGGGNHPKEVLNQLERRVFVSFTFELGTGNERKRYTIEREFGLDKKGNKRQPEVRLIQSGALSGEPDVVLESKATAATAAVEELIGLTLQDFTRAVVLPQGQFSRFLTLKGSERNEMLQRMFRLHIYGEKLSERVRHALDQAKEQMHRLQLETAALGEAGPEALEQARQTFEEAAQMERSFTEQKQELAGKLKELEQLAQWQGELAQVQQQLQQQAAKEAEIALLTANIREWEASIRLWPLVQQYERLDQEWSVTGQALEQSREQQGTARLALEAAEAEYARAQAELAAQEPQLIQQKGRLVQAQEWEAELKAIREEQSVLEREWQEVSLGLAQTKAQLERDEAALQKWEQEWNKLAEESRQAMVAPEWRERVARAREAKQQWEREEKKLRELEAEQATAVSRLQAATDRASVDTRDWEQSANRLAELKERLAKAVDKPLMSDEEWERSRNVLAEMKQVGRQWREGLTAIASWQEKWQQIEQERQQAAKRYQELAETVQACEAEALARLAEREGLRQEWERWQQENMARYLRERLEEGKECPVCGSLHHPLDGQGHPADGEAKAAGDDLRARIKASEEAVKAAEQKTAQAKEAWVTARGTLAAAEERAAAAQAEYKELEARLAAVKAECHGHGQPWLVETFEELIAVYQREEKELAAKHAEREQAREERERLQKQLEVLREEEAEKKRLMEKSGLLLEHAQKALDESIARVAVAVAAAKQSGEELDAVRQEMLIEEIEQRYEEIGRLDRKLAELERMRAEQEALRSQLMTQVEAAKSRKADWKSRESALGEKLADRKRMWEQKHAQWLERTGGIPAQEGLAQIEQTLDSLRQSLTKAEAKRKAAAEARQAVQNDLVKHSETLAVLTRQRTEAHEALYQGLQETGFAALEQVREKYAERGKLPQAKEQVEAYAHVLGQLRYEEDRLLQAIAGRTISHEELVSAKEAWETWEQSFAEAQKQVAVAKEHVERMEKNHSRWQELHQQIVELQDEQSRLEELKKLFEAKAFVQFIAEEKLVSIARDASYHLKRMTANRYGLEIGDEGEFVLRDEGAGGMRRPVSTLSGGETFLTSLALALALSMEIQMRGGRLEFFFLDEGFGTLDPELLEVVMDALERLRMDDFTIGVISHVPEIRVRMPRRLVVTPAEPMGKGSTLQLEME, from the coding sequence GTGAGGCCGATTCGATTGAAGCTGGCAGGGATGCACAGCTATCGGGAAATGCAAGAGGTTGACTTCGAAATTTTGTGCCAGGCGGGACTGTTTGGCATTTTCGGACCGACGGGCAGCGGCAAATCGACGATACTGGATGCGATCACGCTGGCGCTGTACGGACAGGTCGTCCGGCTCGGCGGCGGGAACCATCCCAAGGAAGTGCTGAATCAACTGGAGCGGCGCGTCTTCGTCTCCTTTACGTTTGAGCTGGGCACAGGTAATGAGCGCAAGCGATATACGATTGAACGGGAATTTGGTCTGGATAAAAAAGGGAACAAACGCCAACCCGAGGTGCGACTGATTCAGTCCGGCGCGTTGAGCGGAGAGCCGGATGTCGTGCTGGAATCGAAGGCGACGGCAGCTACTGCGGCGGTCGAGGAACTGATTGGCCTGACTTTGCAAGATTTTACCCGCGCGGTTGTTTTGCCGCAGGGGCAGTTTTCCCGCTTTTTGACGCTCAAAGGCAGCGAGCGCAACGAGATGCTGCAGCGGATGTTCCGGCTGCACATCTACGGGGAAAAGCTGAGCGAGCGCGTGCGGCACGCTCTCGACCAGGCAAAGGAGCAGATGCACCGTCTGCAGCTCGAGACGGCGGCGTTGGGAGAAGCGGGGCCGGAAGCGCTGGAGCAGGCGCGACAGACTTTTGAGGAAGCAGCGCAAATGGAGCGGTCGTTCACGGAGCAAAAGCAGGAGCTGGCCGGAAAGCTCAAGGAACTGGAGCAGCTCGCCCAGTGGCAAGGGGAGCTTGCCCAAGTCCAGCAGCAGTTGCAGCAGCAGGCAGCGAAGGAGGCGGAAATCGCTCTGCTCACGGCAAACATCCGCGAGTGGGAGGCGAGCATTCGCCTGTGGCCGCTGGTGCAGCAGTACGAGCGGCTCGATCAGGAATGGAGCGTGACCGGGCAGGCGCTGGAGCAAAGCCGGGAACAGCAGGGGACAGCACGGCTTGCCCTGGAAGCGGCAGAAGCCGAGTACGCGCGGGCGCAGGCGGAGCTGGCCGCGCAGGAGCCGCAACTGATCCAGCAAAAAGGCAGGCTGGTTCAGGCCCAGGAATGGGAAGCAGAGCTGAAAGCGATTCGCGAAGAGCAGTCTGTGCTGGAGCGCGAATGGCAGGAAGTATCGCTTGGCCTGGCGCAGACAAAGGCGCAGCTTGAGCGGGACGAAGCCGCTCTGCAAAAGTGGGAGCAGGAGTGGAACAAGCTTGCGGAAGAAAGCAGGCAGGCGATGGTGGCTCCGGAGTGGCGAGAGCGCGTCGCGCGGGCGCGGGAAGCGAAGCAGCAGTGGGAGCGGGAAGAAAAGAAGCTGCGCGAGCTGGAAGCGGAGCAGGCAACGGCCGTGTCTCGCCTGCAGGCGGCGACGGATAGAGCCAGTGTGGACACACGCGATTGGGAACAGTCCGCAAACCGGCTGGCCGAGCTCAAAGAACGGCTGGCAAAAGCGGTGGACAAACCGCTCATGAGCGACGAGGAATGGGAGCGGTCGCGCAATGTGCTGGCGGAAATGAAGCAGGTAGGCCGCCAATGGCGCGAAGGCTTGACGGCGATCGCGAGCTGGCAGGAAAAGTGGCAGCAGATCGAGCAGGAGCGGCAGCAAGCGGCGAAGCGTTACCAGGAGCTGGCTGAGACGGTTCAGGCGTGCGAAGCCGAGGCTCTTGCGCGGCTTGCCGAACGTGAAGGGCTGCGCCAGGAGTGGGAGCGCTGGCAGCAGGAAAACATGGCCCGCTACTTGCGCGAGCGGCTGGAAGAAGGCAAGGAATGCCCGGTGTGCGGCTCGCTGCATCATCCGCTGGACGGCCAGGGTCATCCGGCAGACGGCGAAGCAAAAGCGGCGGGTGACGACCTGCGCGCCCGGATCAAAGCGTCCGAAGAAGCCGTGAAGGCAGCCGAGCAAAAGACAGCGCAGGCGAAAGAAGCGTGGGTGACGGCCAGGGGGACACTGGCTGCTGCCGAAGAGAGAGCAGCCGCGGCGCAGGCCGAGTACAAAGAGCTGGAAGCGCGGCTGGCCGCCGTCAAGGCGGAGTGTCACGGACATGGGCAGCCTTGGCTGGTAGAGACGTTTGAAGAGCTGATTGCCGTCTACCAGCGCGAGGAAAAGGAGCTGGCGGCCAAGCACGCCGAGCGGGAGCAGGCCAGGGAAGAACGGGAGCGCCTGCAAAAGCAGTTGGAAGTGCTGCGCGAGGAAGAAGCCGAGAAGAAGCGGTTGATGGAAAAAAGCGGCCTGCTGCTCGAACATGCGCAAAAGGCACTGGATGAGAGCATTGCCCGCGTTGCCGTTGCTGTGGCAGCGGCGAAGCAGTCTGGCGAAGAGCTGGATGCGGTGCGCCAAGAGATGTTGATCGAGGAAATTGAACAGCGCTACGAGGAAATCGGCCGCCTGGACCGGAAGCTGGCAGAGCTAGAGCGCATGCGCGCCGAGCAGGAAGCTTTGCGCAGCCAGCTTATGACACAAGTAGAGGCTGCCAAATCGCGAAAAGCCGATTGGAAATCGCGTGAATCCGCTCTCGGGGAAAAGCTGGCCGACCGAAAACGGATGTGGGAGCAAAAGCATGCCCAGTGGCTGGAGCGGACCGGCGGCATTCCTGCGCAGGAGGGGCTGGCTCAGATAGAACAGACGCTAGACTCGCTGCGCCAGTCGCTGACAAAGGCCGAGGCGAAGCGCAAGGCAGCCGCAGAGGCGAGACAGGCAGTCCAAAACGATTTGGTCAAGCATTCGGAGACGCTGGCCGTTTTGACCAGACAGCGCACAGAGGCGCATGAGGCTTTGTATCAGGGGCTGCAGGAGACGGGCTTTGCCGCCTTGGAGCAAGTGCGTGAAAAGTACGCAGAGCGCGGCAAGCTGCCTCAGGCGAAGGAGCAGGTCGAGGCGTATGCGCACGTTTTGGGACAGCTTCGCTACGAGGAAGACAGGCTGCTGCAAGCCATCGCAGGCCGCACGATCTCGCACGAGGAGCTTGTGAGCGCCAAAGAAGCGTGGGAGACGTGGGAGCAGTCTTTTGCGGAGGCGCAGAAGCAAGTCGCCGTCGCCAAAGAGCACGTCGAGCGCATGGAGAAAAACCATAGCAGGTGGCAGGAGCTGCATCAGCAAATCGTCGAGTTGCAAGACGAGCAGAGCCGCCTGGAAGAATTGAAAAAGCTGTTCGAAGCGAAGGCGTTCGTCCAGTTTATTGCAGAAGAAAAGCTCGTGTCCATCGCACGGGATGCATCCTATCACCTGAAGCGGATGACCGCAAATCGCTACGGTCTGGAAATCGGCGACGAGGGCGAATTCGTACTGCGCGATGAAGGCGCGGGCGGGATGCGCCGTCCGGTCAGCACCTTGTCCGGCGGCGAAACGTTTTTGACCTCGCTTGCGCTTGCGCTCGCCCTGTCGATGGAGATACAGATGCGCGGCGGCCGACTGGAGTTTTTCTTTTTGGACGAAGGCTTTGGAACGCTCGATCCGGAGCTTCTGGAGGTCGTCATGGACGCGCTGGAGCGGCTGCGGATGGACGATTTTACGATCGGCGTCATCAGTCACGTCCCGGAAATCCGCGTGCGCATGCCGCGCCGCCTGGTCGTGACGCCGGCAGAGCCGATGGGCAAAGGCAGCACGCTGCAACTGGAGATGGAGTAG
- the addB gene encoding helicase-exonuclease AddAB subunit AddB produces the protein MAVQFILGRAGTGKTEAIHQQIQKRLRDTPLGSPMILLVPEQASFQEEYALANLPGLGGVIGTQVLSFGRLAHRLLQELGDLTTVAVDDLGKHMVLRMLLERHKEELQVFGRSAMQPGFASQLGRLISECKSYGVSFADSENVDWGGANLNQKISDLRLIMNAYEGYMAEGYCDADDILNRVAVMVRDSAYIRQAEIFIDGFTGFTNQELRLIEQLMLHAKQVTIALTLDPDERDASVDELGLFHPTLRTYQALSLMARESGVSVAKPLLLTETRRFADSPWLRQLEQVYFQWGAPPAVGEPRRNDEVALLSAVNRRAEVEAVALKILALAREEGYRWRDMAILLREIGTYADEISAVFTDYGIPHFLDQKRTVMNHPLVELVRSALEVIVTRWRYDAVFRCLKTDLLTPDLAHERTSRQEIDRLENYVLAHGVFGYQWAEESAWRFRGPSGAAEDAEADELRRKYAAPLLAFEKEMKQAAGKNVREMTVALYNLLIALDVPGKLEYWQRKAEQEGDLDAAQVHGQVWTGLVELMDQVVEVMGDESMELATFARVLDSGLETIELGLVPPALDQVLVGAMERSRQPDVKALFILGVNEGIIPLRPKEEGILDEAERERLAEMGQVLAPSAKQKLMAEPYLLYQALTRPSERLMLSCALADEEGKALLPSSVFSRIKEVLPDISHQMFYNEPTGEADTDAFLLGQPRRVFRHLLTLLRAMKKTGELPVFWWEVYDWFVRSSPEALREKWLLSGLRYRNLPDGLDRQTSTTLYGKQLKMSVSRLERFQACPFSHFSSHGLRLSERTMYKLERFDVGELFHASLKRAVEKMNEEHLEWSKLTEDHSMQLASEVVSELVPQTRSSILTRTARYRFLAGKLMRAVGRAIYVLGEHAKRSRFAPVGLEVSFGPNSDLPGLVLTLDNGVELQLIGRIDRVDQSLDSEVPYLRVIDYKSSPKQLSLSDVWNGLNLQLLVYLDVVVANAEEWLGKKAEMGGVFYYQVADPFVTAKRLLTSDEAAKERAKRLRMKGLMLADPELAKMMDGYVEQGPSELVPFELKKDGTLSSRSSVATAEQFQTLTTYVRDTVKQISTRMTEGEIQIKPYSNGTMTACDYCSYKPVCQFDGETGGNEHRQLSKWNNKQIWSMLAEQQLAGEGGATDGGATSAGQA, from the coding sequence ATGGCAGTCCAATTCATACTGGGACGGGCAGGCACGGGAAAAACGGAGGCGATTCATCAGCAGATTCAAAAGCGGCTGCGCGATACGCCGCTCGGCTCCCCGATGATTTTGCTCGTGCCGGAGCAGGCCAGCTTTCAGGAGGAATACGCCCTCGCCAACCTGCCCGGGCTGGGCGGCGTGATAGGGACCCAAGTGCTCAGCTTCGGCCGGCTGGCTCATCGGTTGCTGCAGGAGCTGGGCGATTTGACGACGGTGGCGGTCGACGATCTCGGGAAGCACATGGTACTGCGCATGCTTCTGGAGCGGCACAAGGAAGAGCTGCAAGTGTTTGGCCGTTCGGCCATGCAGCCGGGCTTCGCCTCTCAGCTTGGACGTTTGATAAGCGAGTGCAAGTCGTACGGCGTCTCTTTTGCCGATTCGGAAAACGTGGACTGGGGCGGAGCCAATCTCAATCAAAAAATCAGCGACCTGCGCCTGATTATGAACGCCTACGAAGGGTACATGGCAGAAGGGTACTGCGATGCTGACGATATTTTGAACCGGGTCGCTGTCATGGTGCGCGACTCGGCCTACATCAGACAGGCGGAAATTTTCATCGACGGCTTTACGGGCTTCACCAACCAGGAGTTGCGGCTGATCGAACAGTTGATGCTGCACGCCAAACAGGTGACGATTGCGCTCACCCTGGACCCGGACGAGCGCGACGCGTCTGTCGACGAGCTTGGGTTGTTCCACCCGACTTTGCGCACGTACCAGGCGCTGTCGCTGATGGCGCGGGAATCGGGCGTTTCCGTTGCCAAGCCGCTGCTGTTGACCGAGACGCGCCGTTTTGCCGACAGCCCGTGGCTGCGTCAGCTCGAACAGGTTTATTTTCAATGGGGGGCGCCGCCCGCAGTCGGCGAGCCTCGTCGCAATGATGAGGTTGCCTTGCTCTCTGCCGTGAACAGGCGGGCTGAGGTAGAGGCCGTCGCGCTGAAAATTCTCGCCCTTGCCCGAGAGGAAGGCTACCGCTGGCGGGACATGGCAATTTTGCTGCGGGAAATTGGCACCTATGCCGATGAGATTTCCGCCGTTTTTACCGATTACGGCATTCCGCACTTCCTGGACCAGAAGCGGACCGTGATGAACCATCCGTTGGTGGAGCTGGTGCGCTCGGCGTTGGAGGTCATCGTCACCAGATGGCGGTATGACGCAGTATTTCGCTGTTTGAAGACAGATCTGCTTACGCCAGACCTCGCCCATGAGCGCACGTCCCGCCAGGAGATCGACCGCTTGGAAAACTACGTGCTGGCTCACGGCGTCTTCGGCTACCAGTGGGCGGAGGAATCGGCCTGGCGTTTTCGCGGGCCGTCCGGTGCCGCCGAGGATGCGGAAGCAGACGAGCTGAGGCGCAAATACGCGGCTCCCTTGCTCGCTTTTGAAAAAGAGATGAAGCAGGCGGCAGGCAAAAACGTGCGGGAAATGACGGTGGCGCTGTACAATCTGCTGATCGCCCTGGACGTGCCGGGCAAGCTGGAATATTGGCAACGCAAGGCAGAGCAGGAGGGCGACCTCGATGCGGCACAGGTGCACGGCCAGGTGTGGACGGGTCTGGTCGAGCTGATGGACCAGGTCGTGGAGGTCATGGGCGACGAGAGCATGGAGCTGGCTACGTTTGCCCGCGTGCTCGACAGCGGTCTGGAAACGATTGAGCTTGGGCTTGTCCCTCCGGCCTTGGATCAGGTGCTGGTCGGGGCGATGGAGCGCTCCCGTCAGCCTGATGTCAAAGCTTTGTTTATTCTCGGGGTGAACGAGGGCATCATCCCTCTGCGCCCGAAGGAAGAAGGCATTTTGGACGAGGCGGAGCGCGAGCGGCTGGCGGAGATGGGCCAGGTGCTCGCGCCAAGCGCCAAGCAGAAGCTGATGGCGGAGCCGTACCTTTTGTACCAGGCGCTGACGCGGCCGTCCGAGCGGCTGATGCTGAGCTGTGCCCTGGCCGATGAGGAAGGCAAGGCGCTGCTTCCTTCCTCGGTGTTTTCGCGCATCAAGGAGGTGCTGCCAGACATCTCGCACCAGATGTTTTACAACGAGCCGACGGGCGAGGCGGACACAGATGCCTTTTTGCTCGGACAGCCGAGAAGGGTGTTCCGCCACTTGCTGACCTTGTTGCGCGCGATGAAAAAGACAGGCGAGCTGCCGGTGTTCTGGTGGGAGGTGTACGACTGGTTCGTCCGTTCCTCCCCAGAAGCATTGCGGGAAAAATGGCTGCTGTCCGGCTTGCGCTACCGGAATCTCCCGGACGGGCTGGACAGGCAGACGAGCACGACCTTGTACGGCAAGCAACTGAAAATGAGCGTGTCGCGCCTGGAGCGCTTTCAGGCGTGCCCGTTCTCGCATTTTTCCTCGCACGGGCTGAGGCTGTCGGAGAGAACGATGTACAAGCTGGAGCGGTTCGATGTGGGCGAGCTGTTCCACGCCTCGCTCAAGCGCGCGGTCGAAAAAATGAACGAGGAACATCTGGAGTGGAGCAAGCTGACGGAAGACCACAGCATGCAACTGGCGAGCGAGGTAGTGTCCGAGCTGGTGCCGCAGACCAGAAGCAGCATTCTCACGCGAACAGCGCGCTATCGCTTTTTGGCGGGCAAGCTGATGCGGGCGGTTGGCCGGGCGATCTACGTGCTGGGCGAGCACGCCAAGCGCAGCCGCTTCGCTCCGGTTGGATTGGAAGTTTCTTTCGGACCAAACTCCGACTTGCCGGGCCTCGTGCTCACCCTCGACAACGGCGTGGAGCTGCAACTGATCGGCCGCATCGACCGGGTGGACCAGTCGCTGGACAGCGAGGTTCCGTATTTGCGCGTGATCGACTACAAGTCAAGCCCCAAGCAACTGTCGCTGTCAGACGTGTGGAACGGCTTGAATTTGCAACTGCTCGTCTACCTGGACGTCGTCGTGGCAAACGCGGAGGAATGGCTGGGCAAAAAAGCCGAGATGGGCGGCGTCTTTTACTATCAGGTGGCCGATCCGTTTGTGACGGCGAAGCGGCTGCTGACGTCCGACGAGGCAGCCAAGGAGCGGGCGAAGCGCCTGCGGATGAAAGGCTTGATGCTCGCCGATCCCGAGTTGGCGAAAATGATGGACGGGTATGTAGAGCAGGGGCCGTCCGAGCTGGTTCCGTTTGAACTGAAAAAGGACGGGACGCTTTCTTCGCGTTCCTCTGTCGCTACAGCCGAGCAGTTCCAGACGCTGACGACGTATGTGCGCGACACGGTGAAGCAAATCAGCACGCGCATGACCGAAGGGGAAATCCAGATCAAGCCGTATTCCAACGGGACGATGACTGCCTGCGATTACTGTTCGTACAAGCCTGTGTGCCAGTTCGACGGGGAGACAGGCGGCAACGAGCACAGACAGCTTTCCAAATGGAACAACAAACAAATCTGGAGCATGCTGGCCGAGCAGCAACTGGCAGGAGAGGGAGGTGCTACCGATGGCGGAGCAACAAGTGCAGGCCAAGCCTGA